From the genome of Oceanispirochaeta sp., one region includes:
- a CDS encoding aldo/keto reductase, translating into MEKQNRLKKIFPEISTLSFGGWALGGEYWGPQIHKDSVRALHRALNLKVNHFDTAPVYGKGRSEQLIGQQFKKIRSTISLGTKTFYTTPQKMKASLETSLKRMLTDYIDIFYIHWPLGGEDMRPGMEMLETLRREGRIRAIGVSNFSADQIRMVEEAGRVDVYQGGYNLFWPVLEKEVLPYLREHSIGFIPYGVLAQGILTETGMQHLESNHKGYRQKMMLYRDDLRDRIKSWLKRLLAESRRTGIPLEQAVTFFSFNHVSADTVLLGVRNREQAERNFQPLPERLPPSFTELLLSINSEAADLAQGMTNLFNHKS; encoded by the coding sequence ATGGAAAAGCAGAACAGACTGAAAAAAATCTTCCCCGAAATCTCAACCTTAAGCTTTGGGGGATGGGCTTTAGGTGGAGAATACTGGGGCCCTCAGATCCATAAAGACTCTGTGCGGGCGCTGCATAGGGCGCTGAATCTGAAGGTGAATCATTTTGATACGGCTCCAGTCTATGGAAAAGGACGTTCGGAGCAGCTGATAGGCCAGCAATTTAAAAAGATCAGGTCTACTATTTCACTGGGAACAAAAACCTTTTACACCACTCCCCAAAAAATGAAAGCCAGCCTGGAAACAAGTTTGAAGAGGATGCTCACCGATTATATTGATATTTTTTACATTCACTGGCCTCTGGGGGGCGAAGATATGAGACCGGGAATGGAAATGCTGGAGACTCTTCGGCGGGAAGGAAGAATAAGGGCCATCGGGGTCAGCAACTTTTCAGCTGATCAGATCCGGATGGTGGAAGAAGCCGGAAGAGTCGATGTGTATCAGGGTGGATATAATCTTTTCTGGCCAGTCCTTGAAAAAGAGGTTCTCCCCTACTTAAGGGAACACTCCATAGGCTTTATACCCTATGGAGTTCTGGCTCAGGGGATACTGACGGAAACAGGGATGCAGCATCTGGAATCAAACCATAAGGGATACAGACAGAAAATGATGCTGTACCGGGATGATCTGCGGGACAGAATCAAATCCTGGCTGAAAAGACTCCTGGCCGAAAGCCGCAGAACAGGAATCCCTCTGGAACAGGCAGTTACTTTTTTCTCTTTTAATCATGTTTCTGCCGATACTGTATTACTGGGAGTCAGAAACAGAGAGCAGGCAGAAAGAAATTTTCAGCCCTTACCAGAAAGACTGCCTCCCTCATTCACTGAGCTGCTTTTGAGCATAAACAGCGAGGCGGCAGACCTGGCTCAGGGTATGACAAATCTATTTAATCATAAAAGTTGA
- a CDS encoding response regulator, whose translation MMKKVLYAEDEFTNRKILEIICRKMNLECILAEDGLQALELYRKESPDLVILDQYMPGYNGDIVAEKIRKKDKLTPLVAITSDDEAVSLLEETGFNRVLVKPVKNKDYESLLNTYLE comes from the coding sequence ATGATGAAGAAAGTCCTATACGCAGAAGATGAGTTTACCAACAGAAAAATACTTGAAATAATCTGCCGGAAGATGAACTTAGAATGCATCCTTGCAGAAGATGGTCTTCAGGCCCTGGAACTGTACCGGAAAGAATCTCCGGATCTGGTCATCCTGGACCAATATATGCCCGGATACAATGGTGATATTGTTGCCGAGAAAATTCGGAAAAAAGACAAGCTGACACCGCTGGTTGCGATAACCAGCGATGATGAGGCGGTGTCCCTTCTGGAAGAAACCGGCTTTAATCGGGTTCTGGTAAAACCTGTTAAAAACAAAGACTATGAATCACTTCTCAATACTTACCTGGAGTAA
- a CDS encoding peptide ABC transporter substrate-binding protein yields MLKKKTTLFLILFILIVSLLFGDDQSELTINFSPSSLSLNPQLGYTTAEAQIFTALYEGLVSYQPVTLQPEPGMAESWTISEDGLVYTFHLRDGLKWSNGEPLNASDIRDSWVKLLTPGKKADYASLLDVIKGARAYRTGTASEKDLGVETPDNQTLIIHLVNKVPYFLQILCHYSFVPIHPSLDDSGLWWEESTIPVNGPYQFSRKPEKNKLVLEQNPEYWGREKVKINKINIQFSDDPAELMEQFRLYEVDWVVSGWGNETIDPGRLVLHPLFATSYFYFNNQEKPWDDPRVRTGLTLLLPWDEIRGSEYLPTSRLVPEIPNYPQFKGIEKAEVEKGLALLEEAGYPKGKGLPPIKIRVPYGDAENLKLMKENWETHLETEVIIEVVPFPRYFSSLKEPDYTLGQITWIGDYADPMTFLQMWQEGSSLNDASFSSEEYNRLLEEAVGEDRYEKMGEAEKLLLMTAQILPISHSPALNLIDLRFIDGWYPNVLDIHPFKYMGFKNSFVIPGTI; encoded by the coding sequence GTGCTGAAAAAAAAGACGACTCTCTTTCTTATCTTGTTCATTCTGATCGTATCCCTTCTTTTTGGGGATGATCAGTCGGAACTGACTATAAATTTTTCTCCTTCTTCTCTCTCTCTCAATCCCCAATTGGGTTACACCACGGCAGAAGCCCAGATATTTACAGCCCTTTATGAAGGATTGGTATCCTATCAGCCCGTCACACTGCAGCCGGAACCGGGGATGGCAGAATCCTGGACAATATCTGAGGATGGACTGGTTTATACCTTTCACCTGAGGGATGGGCTGAAGTGGAGCAATGGGGAACCCCTGAATGCCTCCGATATCAGAGACTCCTGGGTAAAACTTCTGACTCCCGGTAAAAAGGCCGATTATGCCTCCCTCCTGGATGTTATTAAGGGAGCCCGTGCCTATCGAACCGGTACTGCTTCGGAGAAAGACCTGGGGGTGGAAACCCCGGACAATCAGACTCTGATCATTCATCTTGTCAATAAAGTACCCTATTTTCTTCAGATACTCTGCCATTACAGCTTTGTACCGATTCATCCGAGCCTGGATGACAGTGGTCTCTGGTGGGAAGAGAGCACAATCCCGGTCAATGGGCCTTACCAATTTTCCAGAAAACCCGAAAAAAACAAGCTCGTCCTGGAACAGAATCCTGAATACTGGGGCAGGGAAAAGGTTAAAATAAACAAGATCAACATTCAGTTCAGCGACGATCCTGCCGAACTGATGGAACAGTTCAGGCTCTATGAAGTCGACTGGGTGGTTTCAGGATGGGGAAACGAAACCATCGATCCCGGTCGTCTGGTCCTTCATCCCCTCTTTGCCACCAGTTATTTTTATTTTAACAACCAGGAAAAGCCCTGGGATGACCCACGGGTCCGTACAGGTCTGACCCTCCTGCTGCCCTGGGATGAGATCAGAGGCAGCGAATACCTGCCCACAAGCAGACTGGTCCCTGAAATCCCGAATTATCCGCAGTTCAAAGGCATAGAAAAAGCAGAGGTTGAAAAGGGCCTGGCTCTTCTTGAAGAAGCAGGTTATCCCAAAGGAAAAGGATTGCCTCCCATCAAGATAAGGGTACCCTATGGGGATGCTGAGAATCTGAAATTGATGAAAGAAAACTGGGAGACTCATCTGGAAACGGAAGTCATCATCGAAGTGGTTCCCTTTCCCCGATATTTCTCCTCCCTCAAGGAACCTGATTACACCCTGGGTCAGATCACATGGATCGGAGACTATGCGGACCCTATGACTTTTCTTCAAATGTGGCAGGAAGGGAGCAGTCTGAACGATGCCTCCTTCAGCAGTGAAGAATATAACCGTTTACTGGAAGAAGCCGTGGGAGAGGACCGGTATGAGAAGATGGGTGAAGCAGAAAAACTTCTGCTGATGACGGCTCAGATTCTTCCCATCAGTCATTCTCCGGCTCTGAACCTGATTGACCTGCGATTTATTGACGGATGGTATCCCAATGTTCTGGATATTCATCCCTTCAAATACATGGGATTCAAAAACAGCTTTGTCATTCCCGGCACAATTTAA
- a CDS encoding phosphoribosyltransferase — MEKIYITYNQIHDTIKDLAEEVKKSGFDPDLMVAIGTGGFIPARMAKTFLNKPILTVGIAYYDLDDRLADSPVITQWVDQPEKQIRGKKILLVDEVDDTRATIGFCLDELQKHEPAEIAVLVIHNKNKEKKHPIPSYIKHYFVGQSFKDPWICYPWDAEDTAEQDQMALKG; from the coding sequence ATGGAAAAGATCTACATAACTTACAATCAAATACACGACACCATCAAAGACCTGGCAGAAGAAGTCAAAAAATCAGGATTTGATCCCGATTTGATGGTCGCCATTGGAACGGGAGGATTCATTCCTGCCCGTATGGCCAAGACCTTTTTAAACAAACCCATACTGACTGTGGGTATAGCCTATTATGACCTGGATGACAGACTGGCAGACAGTCCGGTGATCACCCAGTGGGTGGATCAGCCGGAAAAACAGATCAGGGGGAAAAAGATTCTCCTGGTAGACGAAGTGGATGACACAAGAGCCACCATCGGTTTTTGTCTGGATGAACTTCAGAAACACGAACCTGCAGAAATTGCCGTCCTGGTTATTCACAACAAAAACAAGGAAAAAAAACACCCGATCCCTTCCTATATCAAGCACTACTTTGTGGGTCAGAGCTTCAAAGATCCCTGGATCTGCTACCCCTGGGATGCGGAAGATACGGCCGAACAGGACCAGATGGCTCTGAAGGGCTGA